Proteins from a genomic interval of Cognatishimia sp. WU-CL00825:
- the rpmB gene encoding 50S ribosomal protein L28: MSRRCELTGKGPMSGNNVSHAKNRTRRRFLPNLNDVTLQSESLGRGFKLRISAAALRTVDHRGGLDAFLAKAKDVELSENALKIKKDVAKAQTAQA, translated from the coding sequence ATGTCGCGACGTTGCGAACTGACCGGAAAAGGCCCAATGTCTGGCAACAATGTCAGCCATGCTAAAAACAGAACACGTCGTCGCTTCCTGCCGAACCTGAACGACGTGACGCTGCAATCAGAGTCACTGGGTCGTGGCTTCAAGCTGCGTATCTCTGCTGCTGCATTGCGCACCGTTGATCACCGTGGTGGTCTGGACGCGTTCTTGGCAAAAGCCAAAGACGTCGAGCTGTCTGAAAACGCTCTGAAGATTAAAAAAGATGTAGCCAAAGCGCAAACGGCACAAGCCTAA
- the meaB gene encoding methylmalonyl Co-A mutase-associated GTPase MeaB, whose translation MDIADLSGKILNQDRRALARAITLVESGRADHRNQAAELLEQLRGSGRQALRIGLSGTPGVGKSTFIESFGLYLTGLDKRVAVLAVDPSSARSGGSILGDKTRMDLLSRDPNAFIRPSPSQNHLGGVARRSREAVALCEAAGYDIVLVETVGVGQSETVVAEMSDLFLLLLAPAGGDELQGVKRGIMEMADMILVNKADGDLKSAAMRTCADYSGALRLLRRRPQDPDGFPKAMTVSALENQGLAKAWEDMTGLVAWRKQQGHWDSRRASQAQYWFLEELRQGVLAQLQTGAIKAQIGGLSKAVEAGEITPSSAAEQILTGLNLRLE comes from the coding sequence ATGGACATCGCAGATCTTAGTGGCAAAATTCTGAACCAAGACCGCCGCGCGCTTGCGCGTGCCATCACTTTGGTTGAAAGCGGTCGCGCCGATCACCGCAATCAGGCGGCCGAGCTTCTGGAACAGTTACGCGGATCGGGTCGCCAAGCGCTGCGCATCGGTCTGTCGGGCACGCCAGGCGTCGGTAAATCAACCTTCATCGAAAGCTTTGGCCTCTATTTGACGGGTTTGGACAAACGGGTCGCCGTTTTGGCGGTTGACCCCTCATCCGCGCGTTCCGGCGGGTCTATCTTGGGCGACAAAACCCGTATGGATTTGCTCAGCCGAGACCCAAACGCCTTTATTCGCCCATCGCCGAGCCAGAACCACCTTGGCGGCGTGGCGCGGCGCTCGCGTGAAGCTGTGGCCCTGTGTGAGGCTGCGGGTTATGACATCGTGTTGGTAGAAACCGTCGGCGTTGGCCAATCTGAAACGGTTGTCGCTGAAATGTCGGATCTGTTTTTGTTGCTGTTGGCCCCGGCGGGGGGCGACGAGTTACAGGGCGTCAAGCGCGGCATCATGGAAATGGCGGACATGATCCTTGTGAACAAAGCAGATGGCGATCTGAAATCCGCAGCGATGCGGACCTGCGCTGACTATTCTGGCGCGTTGCGTCTGTTGCGCCGAAGGCCACAAGATCCAGATGGTTTCCCCAAGGCGATGACGGTTTCAGCGCTTGAGAATCAAGGCCTTGCCAAGGCTTGGGAAGACATGACAGGCTTGGTCGCTTGGCGAAAACAGCAGGGGCATTGGGACAGTCGTCGAGCGTCTCAGGCCCAATATTGGTTTCTGGAAGAACTGCGGCAAGGCGTTTTGGCGCAGCTCCAAACCGGTGCCATCAAGGCCCAGATTGGCGGATTGTCCAAAGCTGTTGAGGCCGGTGAAATTACGCCATCTTCTGCCGCAGAGCAGATCCTGACCGGTTTGAATTTGCGACTTGAATGA
- the hrpB gene encoding ATP-dependent helicase HrpB translates to MTQLPIHQALPELIAALKSRGRAVLQAPPGAGKTTVVPLAMRDAGLVAGKILMLEPRRLAARAAAERMAQTLGEQVGDTVGYRVRGDNKVSARTQIEVVTEGILTRMIQTDPELRGIGAVIFDEFHERSLNADLGLALCLESAGALREDLMLLVMSATLDAEPVAALMQDAPVITSMGRSYPVETIWLDKPLGKTTRIENATAQLIEQAVSEHPGGVLVFLPGEGEIRRTAKQLNLPADCKVHMLFGAMDFKAQRAAIQPATSGRKIVLATSIAETSLTIQDVRIVVDAGRARRARFDPGSGMSRLVTERVSRAEATQRQGRAGRVAEGVCYRLWSKGEEGALRAFPPAEIEAADLTGLTLELAAWGAQPEELGFLTPPPQGTMTEAKTLLRNLGALDNKNQITLHGQKIAKTPLHPRLAHMLIKAGKQAAQLAALLASRDPLSRQAPCDISLRIEAINDPAGFQTRRSFEANRGAIHSIRDETKRLARGFASHKNPMSLAEMAALAYPDRIGLHRKGDAPRFVLSGGKGALLDSADNLAGARLIVATDLDGNPREARIRQAILLTEAELRDLYGAKIAWHTQCEWSKRERRVVSRQQECFGALVLQDRIWKDAPEEQVARAMLDGVAEIGLVPSAAAKRFLARVALARDAGHMLPDMSEVALISSLEDWLLPHILGIKSEDQWRKFDILEALRAMLDWSQSQMLDKFAPAHFVTPLNRKIPIDYSGEHPEITLRLQEMFGQTTHPMVGKAPLRVTLLSPAQRPVQTTMDIPGFWKNSYADVRKDMRGRYPRHPWPEDPTQADPTLRAKRRGS, encoded by the coding sequence ATGACACAGCTGCCGATCCACCAAGCCCTTCCCGAATTGATTGCAGCGCTTAAATCGCGTGGTCGCGCGGTACTGCAAGCGCCGCCCGGTGCTGGGAAGACCACGGTTGTGCCGCTTGCAATGCGTGATGCCGGATTGGTTGCTGGCAAGATCTTGATGCTGGAACCGCGGAGGTTGGCGGCGCGTGCTGCTGCCGAACGCATGGCGCAGACCCTAGGGGAACAGGTGGGAGATACCGTTGGTTACCGGGTGCGCGGCGATAACAAAGTGTCTGCGCGCACCCAAATAGAGGTCGTGACCGAGGGAATTCTGACCCGAATGATCCAAACTGATCCCGAATTGCGGGGTATTGGGGCGGTGATTTTTGACGAATTCCACGAAAGATCGCTGAATGCGGATCTTGGCCTTGCGCTGTGCCTAGAGAGCGCGGGCGCGTTGCGCGAAGATCTGATGCTGCTTGTCATGTCAGCAACACTTGACGCAGAGCCTGTGGCCGCGCTGATGCAGGATGCACCGGTCATAACATCCATGGGGCGCAGCTATCCGGTAGAAACTATCTGGCTTGATAAGCCGTTGGGCAAAACCACCCGGATTGAAAACGCCACAGCGCAGCTGATCGAACAGGCTGTTAGCGAACATCCTGGCGGCGTGTTGGTTTTTTTGCCCGGTGAAGGCGAAATTCGGCGCACAGCCAAGCAGCTGAACCTGCCTGCTGATTGCAAAGTTCATATGCTGTTTGGCGCGATGGATTTCAAAGCCCAGCGTGCGGCCATTCAACCTGCAACCTCGGGCCGGAAAATCGTTCTGGCCACGTCGATTGCCGAAACTTCTTTGACCATTCAGGACGTGCGCATTGTGGTTGATGCCGGCCGCGCCCGTCGTGCCCGTTTTGATCCGGGCTCTGGCATGTCCCGGCTGGTGACAGAGCGCGTAAGCCGCGCCGAAGCCACCCAGCGTCAGGGCCGCGCAGGGCGGGTTGCAGAAGGCGTTTGCTATCGATTGTGGAGCAAAGGAGAGGAAGGCGCGCTTAGGGCCTTTCCACCTGCGGAAATCGAAGCCGCGGATCTAACAGGGCTGACTTTGGAGTTGGCCGCATGGGGGGCGCAGCCTGAGGAGCTTGGCTTTTTGACACCCCCGCCGCAGGGCACCATGACCGAGGCTAAAACCCTATTGCGTAATTTGGGGGCGTTGGACAACAAAAATCAGATCACACTGCACGGCCAGAAAATCGCCAAGACGCCCCTGCACCCCCGGCTCGCCCATATGCTGATCAAAGCTGGCAAGCAGGCCGCCCAGCTTGCCGCGCTTTTGGCATCTCGGGACCCGCTGTCGCGCCAAGCACCCTGCGATATTTCGCTGCGCATCGAAGCAATCAACGACCCGGCAGGGTTTCAGACGCGCCGCTCATTTGAGGCTAATCGAGGTGCCATTCACAGCATTCGCGATGAGACCAAGCGACTTGCCCGCGGATTTGCCAGCCACAAGAACCCGATGTCTTTGGCGGAAATGGCCGCCCTGGCCTATCCGGATCGCATCGGTCTGCACCGCAAGGGGGACGCGCCGCGGTTTGTGTTGTCTGGCGGCAAAGGGGCGCTGCTTGATAGTGCTGATAACTTGGCGGGGGCACGTTTGATTGTAGCGACAGATCTGGACGGCAACCCACGCGAGGCCCGCATACGTCAGGCGATATTATTGACCGAAGCCGAGCTGCGCGACCTTTATGGGGCAAAGATTGCATGGCACACGCAGTGTGAATGGTCAAAACGCGAGCGGCGGGTGGTCAGCCGACAACAGGAATGTTTTGGGGCCTTGGTTTTGCAAGACCGCATTTGGAAGGACGCACCGGAAGAACAAGTCGCGCGCGCGATGCTGGACGGCGTTGCTGAAATTGGTCTGGTGCCTTCAGCCGCTGCAAAGCGATTTTTGGCGCGTGTGGCTTTGGCACGCGATGCGGGGCATATGTTGCCTGATATGTCAGAGGTCGCACTTATCAGTTCGCTGGAAGACTGGCTTTTGCCGCATATTCTAGGCATCAAATCCGAAGACCAATGGCGTAAATTTGATATTCTTGAAGCCTTGCGCGCAATGTTGGATTGGTCGCAATCCCAGATGCTCGACAAATTTGCTCCGGCGCATTTCGTGACACCGCTAAACCGCAAAATTCCGATTGATTACAGTGGAGAACACCCCGAAATTACTTTACGTTTGCAAGAAATGTTTGGGCAAACCACCCATCCGATGGTTGGCAAAGCCCCCCTAAGGGTCACGCTGCTTTCGCCAGCTCAGCGGCCCGTGCAAACTACAATGGATATTCCGGGGTTTTGGAAGAATTCCTATGCGGATGTGCGCAAAGACATGCGTGGACGTTATCCCCGACATCCCTGGCCAGAAGACCCAACACAGGCCGACCCAACCTTAAGAGCCAAGCGGCGCGGTTCTTAA
- the argF gene encoding ornithine carbamoyltransferase, translating into MNHFLDIHTTDASELRKIIGSARSMKEARAGKLRGALDAEQPLKDHLVALIFEKPSTRTRVSFDVGVRQMGGQSMVLSGKEMQLGHGETIADTARVLSRYVDLIMIRTFEEQTLLELAEYATVPVINGLTDRTHPCQIMADILTFEEHRGPIKGKKVVWSGDGNNVFASLAHAAKQFEFDLVFTGPKPLDPEPALDGLYTIERNPDAAVDGADLVVTDTWVSMHDPQSARERRHNQLRGYQVNDALMSKAKPDSLFMHCLPAHRDDEATSSVMDGPHSVIFDEAENRLHAQKAVMRWCLGV; encoded by the coding sequence ATGAACCATTTCCTCGATATTCACACAACGGATGCCTCTGAGCTGCGCAAGATCATTGGCTCTGCACGCTCTATGAAAGAGGCGCGCGCAGGCAAGCTGCGCGGTGCTTTGGATGCAGAGCAGCCGCTCAAAGACCACTTGGTGGCATTGATTTTTGAAAAGCCATCCACCCGCACGCGGGTCTCTTTTGATGTTGGTGTGCGTCAAATGGGTGGTCAATCGATGGTGTTGTCCGGCAAAGAAATGCAGCTTGGCCATGGGGAAACCATTGCAGATACCGCCCGTGTCCTGAGCCGATATGTCGATTTGATCATGATCCGCACATTTGAGGAACAAACCCTGCTGGAACTGGCAGAATACGCCACTGTGCCTGTGATCAACGGGCTGACAGATCGCACGCATCCTTGTCAGATCATGGCCGATATACTGACCTTCGAAGAGCATCGTGGCCCGATCAAAGGCAAGAAAGTGGTCTGGTCTGGGGATGGCAACAACGTCTTTGCCAGCTTGGCACATGCGGCCAAACAATTTGAGTTCGATCTGGTCTTTACCGGCCCCAAACCTCTGGACCCGGAACCGGCTCTTGATGGGCTTTATACCATCGAACGCAACCCAGATGCGGCGGTAGACGGCGCGGACCTAGTGGTCACTGATACCTGGGTGTCGATGCATGATCCGCAATCGGCGCGTGAACGTCGTCACAATCAATTGCGTGGCTATCAGGTGAATGATGCGTTGATGTCCAAGGCAAAGCCAGACTCGCTGTTTATGCATTGCCTTCCTGCACATCGCGATGACGAGGCCACTTCCTCGGTGATGGATGGACCGCATTCAGTTATCTTTGACGAAGCCGAAAACCGGTTGCACGCACAAAAGGCTGTGATGCGCTGGTGTCTCGGCGTCTAA
- a CDS encoding aspartate aminotransferase family protein, with protein sequence MISSVLPTYNRAPLNFVKGEGSWMIEADGRRFLDLGAGIAVNVLGHANPILVSALTEQANTLWHVSNLYEIPQQQALADKLVDNSFADTVFFTNSGTECCELAIKMARKYWYDKDQPEKTDIIGFSGSFHGRSSAGIAAAGSEKMTKGFGPLLPGFSQVEWGDLEALKAEISETTGAIILEPVQGEGGIRPMADADLREIRAICDANNTLLILDEVQCGVGRTGKLFAYEWAGIAPDIMMVAKGIGGGFPLGAVLATEEAASGMVAGTHGSTYGGNPLACAVGNAVMDTVATPEFLDEVNRKSAFLRQKLEGLVASNPDVFEAVRGSGMMLGLQCKAVNMDVVNAGYDALVVTVPAADNVVRLLPPLNIADQDMITAVDRLNTAAQAVAAKMQD encoded by the coding sequence ATGATTTCTTCTGTTCTGCCCACATATAACAGGGCCCCTCTGAATTTCGTCAAAGGCGAAGGCAGCTGGATGATCGAGGCAGATGGCCGACGTTTTCTGGATCTTGGGGCCGGGATTGCTGTAAATGTGCTTGGCCACGCCAACCCCATTTTGGTCAGCGCTCTGACAGAGCAGGCTAACACCCTTTGGCATGTTTCAAATTTGTACGAGATTCCGCAGCAACAAGCCTTAGCGGACAAGCTTGTGGATAACAGCTTTGCCGACACGGTCTTTTTCACCAATTCAGGTACAGAATGCTGTGAATTGGCCATTAAGATGGCGCGGAAATATTGGTATGATAAAGATCAGCCGGAAAAGACGGATATCATTGGATTTTCTGGGTCGTTTCATGGCCGTTCTTCAGCCGGGATTGCCGCGGCCGGCAGTGAAAAAATGACCAAAGGTTTTGGTCCCTTACTGCCCGGATTTTCCCAAGTAGAATGGGGCGATCTTGAGGCGTTGAAGGCTGAAATCAGCGAGACAACTGGGGCAATTATCCTGGAGCCCGTTCAGGGCGAGGGAGGCATCAGGCCCATGGCTGACGCTGATCTGCGCGAAATTCGCGCAATTTGCGACGCCAACAATACTTTGCTGATCTTAGACGAGGTGCAATGCGGCGTCGGACGGACCGGTAAGCTCTTTGCTTATGAATGGGCAGGGATCGCGCCTGACATTATGATGGTGGCCAAGGGCATTGGTGGCGGTTTTCCACTGGGCGCTGTTTTGGCAACCGAAGAGGCCGCAAGCGGCATGGTCGCCGGAACGCATGGGTCAACATATGGTGGCAATCCCTTGGCCTGTGCGGTTGGCAATGCGGTCATGGACACAGTGGCAACCCCGGAATTTCTGGATGAGGTGAACCGAAAATCTGCATTTCTGCGGCAAAAGCTAGAAGGATTGGTAGCCTCAAACCCTGATGTCTTTGAGGCGGTTAGGGGCTCTGGCATGATGCTTGGATTGCAGTGCAAAGCCGTGAACATGGATGTCGTGAACGCTGGCTATGATGCGCTTGTTGTGACGGTGCCAGCTGCTGATAATGTTGTGCGCCTCTTGCCCCCACTGAACATTGCCGACCAAGACATGATTACGGCGGTAGATCGACTCAATACAGCTGCGCAAGCCGTCGCCGCCAAGATGCAGGACTAA
- a CDS encoding GcrA family cell cycle regulator encodes MSWTDERVELLKKMWGEGQSASQIAKELGGVTRNAVIGKVHRLGLSNRAGSGGAKADAKPKAEPKPKAPPKPKAEAKPKTPMPEMKTEPAVPPRVAGAPSTRKAIIPAGQPLPPQPSANEISPEALAKVNEIEKKAKKLSLMELTERTCKWPVGDPATEHFWFCGLPTQSGKPYCEAHVGVAFQPMSSRRDRRR; translated from the coding sequence ATGTCCTGGACCGATGAGCGCGTCGAGCTGCTAAAAAAAATGTGGGGCGAAGGCCAATCCGCGAGTCAAATTGCCAAAGAACTGGGCGGTGTTACACGCAACGCCGTGATCGGCAAAGTGCACCGTTTGGGCCTGTCTAACCGGGCGGGATCCGGAGGAGCCAAGGCGGATGCAAAACCGAAGGCAGAGCCAAAACCCAAGGCACCGCCCAAACCCAAGGCAGAAGCCAAACCCAAAACGCCGATGCCCGAGATGAAGACCGAGCCAGCAGTCCCGCCGCGGGTTGCAGGGGCCCCGTCTACGCGCAAAGCCATTATTCCTGCCGGGCAACCGTTGCCGCCGCAACCTTCGGCGAATGAAATTAGTCCAGAAGCATTGGCAAAAGTGAATGAAATCGAAAAGAAAGCCAAAAAGCTTTCCTTGATGGAATTGACCGAACGCACTTGCAAATGGCCTGTTGGCGATCCAGCGACCGAACACTTTTGGTTCTGCGGCCTGCCGACACAATCGGGCAAGCCATATTGCGAAGCCCATGTGGGCGTGGCCTTTCAGCCCATGTCGTCGCGGCGCGACCGTCGGCGCTAA
- a CDS encoding prephenate dehydrogenase, with protein sequence MPQTLNELPLKPGKPHLGFVGYGGFGQLAALHLSPYFDICAYDSLRPNARMMTLPEVAIVGFEQVALCDVVVLAVPVSEIRASCEKLAPLLRPGTVVVDVGSVKIAPVSDMIECLPDHVQIIGTHPLFGPQSAANGVAGLKLSLCPVRGSAWRNLRVFLRRQLGLKVYVCSANHHDRDAATVQGLTHLIAKVLSEIGPLPTEMTTASFDLLMQAVSMVQDDPPSVLHAIESANPYAADVRSAFFAKAAEIGAQFET encoded by the coding sequence ATGCCCCAAACGTTGAACGAATTGCCGTTGAAACCTGGCAAACCTCACCTTGGTTTTGTGGGGTATGGCGGATTTGGCCAGCTCGCAGCGCTACATCTGTCGCCCTATTTTGACATTTGCGCCTATGACTCCTTGCGCCCCAACGCACGTATGATGACGTTGCCAGAGGTTGCTATTGTTGGTTTTGAACAGGTGGCATTGTGTGATGTTGTGGTGCTGGCGGTGCCCGTATCAGAGATCCGCGCCAGTTGCGAAAAGCTGGCCCCACTATTGCGGCCTGGGACGGTAGTGGTCGACGTTGGGTCGGTCAAAATCGCGCCAGTGTCAGACATGATTGAATGCCTGCCAGACCACGTTCAGATTATTGGCACCCATCCCCTATTTGGCCCGCAAAGCGCGGCAAATGGCGTGGCTGGTCTTAAACTGTCGCTTTGTCCAGTGCGCGGAAGCGCGTGGCGTAATTTGCGCGTGTTCTTAAGGCGTCAACTTGGGCTAAAGGTCTATGTTTGCAGCGCAAATCATCACGACCGTGATGCAGCGACCGTCCAGGGGCTTACCCATTTGATTGCCAAAGTGCTGTCCGAAATCGGTCCGCTTCCGACCGAAATGACCACAGCAAGCTTTGATTTGTTAATGCAGGCGGTTTCCATGGTTCAAGATGATCCACCCAGCGTTTTACACGCAATTGAGAGCGCCAATCCATATGCTGCAGACGTGCGGTCCGCGTTCTTTGCGAAGGCCGCTGAAATCGGTGCACAGTTTGAGACTTAA
- a CDS encoding AsmA family protein, which produces MRILKFLMLVVVVLVVGIIALFLLLPDEKIAKIAADQVKAQTGRSLGFEGEVNFSFFPDLGVSTGPVTLSNAQWSDGGPMFQAQGATIGVDLLALLGGGIQVKDITLKSPNILLEKAKDGRVNWDLFAEPASETHGDAAHAETKEPQDHAAEPASGFTLDRLKISNAQLRYVDHAGSAYELKELDANLAWGGDKAEISLSVVPVSDQVELTATIANLNDLLVGDITEITAQIQSVGNKVVFDGRASIAPEIAGLLEAKLPKSAALMAALGLGQIDLPSADFKGDVTLTKAQLFSLRNGDLTLAGNALLAEADIDLAGKPNVTANIQAGDLDLSPFLASKDSTSETSSGWSTSRIDASALSLFDGSIALSASSIETGFLTFGASRLNVDIDRARAVATLHELNGYEGAVTGQFVVNNRNGLSVGGKMDLANLQLKELLTDLVDINRFAGQANANIAFLGAGDSVDAIMKSLKGDGSFNVGQGTISGVDLDKLFRGTPGGGTTVFDSMSANWTISAGILSNDDLRLELPSVLAKGAGVIGLGNQDIDYTLTPQLRNDTETGVAVPVRIKGPWSSPKIWPDLEAVINQNLAEEKKALEEKAKQAVADKLGVSPTEGQSIEKAVEEKIEKKLEEELGNALKNLLGGG; this is translated from the coding sequence ATGCGCATACTCAAATTTCTAATGCTGGTCGTTGTGGTTTTGGTCGTGGGTATTATCGCGCTGTTTTTGCTGTTACCCGATGAAAAGATTGCCAAAATTGCCGCTGACCAAGTCAAAGCGCAAACCGGCCGCAGCCTTGGATTTGAGGGCGAAGTGAATTTTAGTTTCTTCCCGGATCTTGGTGTTTCCACTGGGCCTGTGACGCTAAGCAATGCCCAATGGTCTGACGGTGGCCCGATGTTTCAAGCGCAGGGCGCGACAATCGGCGTAGATCTATTGGCGTTGCTTGGGGGCGGTATTCAGGTCAAGGATATTACACTTAAATCTCCTAACATATTGTTAGAAAAGGCAAAAGATGGACGTGTGAATTGGGATTTGTTTGCAGAGCCAGCCTCTGAAACCCACGGCGACGCCGCCCATGCCGAAACCAAAGAGCCCCAAGACCACGCCGCTGAACCAGCCTCTGGTTTCACCCTGGATCGCCTGAAAATCAGCAATGCACAGCTGCGCTATGTCGATCACGCAGGCAGCGCCTACGAGCTCAAAGAACTTGACGCCAATCTGGCCTGGGGTGGGGACAAAGCAGAGATTTCCCTGTCTGTGGTGCCGGTATCTGATCAGGTAGAACTGACCGCGACAATCGCCAATCTAAATGACCTTTTAGTTGGTGACATAACCGAAATTACAGCGCAAATTCAAAGTGTTGGCAATAAAGTCGTTTTTGACGGTCGAGCTTCGATCGCGCCCGAAATCGCAGGCTTGCTAGAGGCAAAACTGCCCAAATCCGCAGCCTTGATGGCGGCCTTGGGATTGGGACAAATTGATTTGCCCAGCGCTGATTTCAAAGGCGACGTGACCCTGACCAAAGCGCAGTTGTTTAGCCTACGCAATGGGGATCTCACCCTTGCTGGCAACGCGCTGCTGGCCGAAGCTGACATAGACCTTGCGGGAAAACCCAATGTCACCGCCAATATTCAGGCGGGCGATCTGGACCTTAGCCCGTTTTTAGCCAGCAAAGACAGCACTTCTGAGACAAGTTCAGGCTGGTCAACAAGCCGTATTGATGCCAGCGCACTTTCGCTTTTTGACGGTTCTATCGCGCTGTCTGCCTCTTCTATTGAAACGGGCTTTCTGACCTTCGGTGCCTCGCGCCTGAACGTCGATATTGATCGCGCGCGTGCGGTTGCCACCTTGCATGAACTGAACGGCTATGAGGGCGCGGTTACCGGGCAATTTGTGGTCAACAACCGCAACGGATTATCGGTTGGTGGCAAAATGGATCTTGCAAATTTACAGCTCAAAGAGTTGCTGACTGATCTTGTTGATATCAATAGGTTTGCCGGACAAGCCAATGCAAACATTGCATTTTTAGGTGCAGGGGACTCTGTTGATGCCATCATGAAATCCTTGAAAGGGGATGGGAGCTTCAACGTTGGCCAGGGTACGATTTCTGGTGTTGATCTGGACAAGCTGTTTCGGGGCACACCCGGCGGCGGTACCACCGTTTTTGACAGTATGTCTGCCAATTGGACAATTTCAGCGGGCATTCTAAGCAATGATGATTTACGCCTTGAACTGCCCAGCGTGCTTGCCAAAGGCGCCGGTGTTATCGGCTTGGGCAACCAGGATATCGATTACACATTGACCCCGCAATTGCGCAACGACACGGAAACAGGCGTGGCCGTTCCAGTGCGTATCAAAGGTCCCTGGTCCAGCCCCAAGATTTGGCCTGACCTAGAAGCGGTGATCAATCAAAATCTTGCCGAAGAGAAAAAGGCTTTGGAAGAAAAAGCCAAACAAGCTGTGGCCGACAAATTGGGTGTAAGCCCCACAGAAGGTCAATCCATCGAAAAAGCTGTCGAAGAAAAAATAGAAAAGAAGCTGGAAGAAGAACTTGGAAATGCTTTGAAAAACCTGTTGGGCGGCGGCTAG